A stretch of Megalobrama amblycephala isolate DHTTF-2021 linkage group LG14, ASM1881202v1, whole genome shotgun sequence DNA encodes these proteins:
- the LOC125245850 gene encoding gastrula zinc finger protein XlCGF8.2DB-like, which translates to MAFIKEESEDVKIEETFSVKQEDTEEHSDLMQLKEESEVLDEMEEKDQYENTGKKTFSCPKTKKTSSRKKPVKKTGSRSRYTCPQCGKCFDQHGNLKVHMRVHTGEKPFSCQQCGKSFSQKGGLNIHLRIHTGESPYTCKQCGKCFTQMGSLKVHMRIHTGEKSFNCQHCEKKFIRKGGLKSHMRLHTGEKPYTCTLCENSFTHKKSLDSHMTSHTGESSYSCTVCEKSFSRKESIKNHMKIHTGEKAFVCGQCGKSFTHKPTLDYHMRSHTGEKPFTCKFCEKSFSQKGNLTAHMRSHTGEKPFICGQCGKSFRSKVNLNLHMRVHSRELLNVISVEGVSQKENVSV; encoded by the exons atggcgtttattaaagaAGAAAGTGAAGAcgtgaagattgaagaaacatttagtgtgaaacaagaagatactgaggaacactcag ATTTGATGCAGCTGAAAGAAGAGAGTGAAGTACTGGATGAAATGGAAGAGAAAGATCAGTATGAGAATActggaaaaaaaacttttagttGCCCGAAGACCAAAAagacttcctcacgaaaaaaacCTGTGAAAAAGACCGGATCTAGAAGTCGTTACAcgtgccctcagtgtggaaagtgtTTTGATCAACAtggaaaccttaaagtccacatgagagttcacactggagagaagcctttctcctgccaacagtgtggaaagagtttcagtcaaaaaggagGCCTTAATATCCAtttgagaattcacactggagagagtccTTACACATGCAAACAGTGTGGAAAATGTTTCACTCAAATGggaagccttaaagtccacatgagaattcacactggagagaagtcTTTCAACTGCCAacattgtgaaaaaaaattcattcGAAAAGGAGGCCTTAAAAGCCACATGCgacttcacactggagagaagccgtataCTTGCACACTGTGTGAAAATAgttttacacataaaaaaagCCTGGATTCCCACATGACaagtcacactggagagagctcATACTCCTGCACAGTGTGTGAGAAGAGCTTCTCACGAAAAGAAAGTATTAAGAatcacatgaaaattcacactggagaaaaggcATTTGTATGtggtcagtgtggaaagagtttcacacataaaCCCACACTTGACTACCACATGAGaagtcacactggagagaagccttttacCTGCAAATTTTGTGAGAAGAGCTTCTCACAAAAAGGAAATCTTACGGCCCACATGAGAAGTCACACAGGAGAAAAGCCGTTCATATGTGGtcaatgtggaaaaagtttcagaAGTAAAGTAAACCTTAATTTACACATGAGGGTTCACTCGAGAGAACTGTTAAATGTCATTAGTGTGGAGGGAGTTTCACAAAAGGAAAATGTATCTGTGTGA